The following DNA comes from Musa acuminata AAA Group cultivar baxijiao chromosome BXJ1-4, Cavendish_Baxijiao_AAA, whole genome shotgun sequence.
GAGTCATGCTTTTAGCTTTGCATCTTAGCAATGATTATTTGTGCATAATTTGCTTTGATTATTCTTTGTACAGGTGGTTTAACCTGTTAACCAAGCTCATAAGCTTTCTAAGAGCTACAGTTTTGAGAAACTAACTTATGATTTGCTATAAGAAACCAAGAAAACCAAGTGAAATGATGGAAACTTTTCCTTCGCAAAACCTACATTTTAACAAGAGACACTTTGGAGGCCCTCTTTTTACAAGTTCACAAAGGTAAATAAATGTGCATCATCACCAAAACAAGCATCAAAAAAGAAATAGGAAGAAATGCTCTAAATCATACTGCAAATTTATTAGTTCTAGTTTTCAAAAAATCCTTTCGAAATTACATGCTTGTGTCTGCTATAACCATCTAATCAAAGAGAACCTTCTGTTAGATCAGAATAAAGGAATCATCATTCTCTACAGATAATTAGACGAGTCACAAGGCCATATTCTTAAAAGATGAAAATTTATGGAGAAAAAATTATTGTATATCTAAAAATTTCATAAGAACCAAAAACGGTAAGCATAGAAATGTTTAGACTTCATTTTATTTTACAGATCTTCTCAcaaaggattgaaattttgtaccatACTGATGTATCGAACTTTGCTCAATACGATACGGTACGGAAGTACCGAGCGATATGCTAGGGCATATcgagcgatatatatatatatatatatatatatatatatatatatatatatatatatatatatatatatatatatatatatatatatatatatatatatatatattaaaaaatctaaaaagaagGCGTATGCTGCCTTGGCGATGTCGCCTCCTTCTTTTCtcctcgtcgcctcagacgaggagaagaacgcGATCTTCAGCGAAGAATGCGACAAAGATATCAAAGGCCACAGACATCTCTGGCCTTCGACAAAGAATGCGGCAAAGAAGAAGCCATAGAATCGCAAACAAGGTGATGAAGGAGACCGCTTCTTCCGCTGCTCTAGCCGCTGCTTGGCCGTTACCTCCTGGATTGAGATTGTTGAGGGAGGGCGACGCCGGATCAGGATGCGTCGAGGTTCTcctgattctccctcttcttcgaatgctctccctttcttcttccttctccctcgacgcttcttcttccctcaccGCAGCCAGGCTGATACCGCCTAGTAGCGGGCGGTCTGCGTACCAGTCTGCTGGTAGACCGGTACGTATTTCCCGATACAGGCGGTATCATTTGAAATTTAAAACATTGCTTCTCACTAAGAATGCTTGGTATAGTAATGCTTGTATGctgaaaagaacataaaattagaACTTAGGATTGCGCATCAAACATCTACAATCTGAAAAAGGGCCTGCGGCAACAAATGAAATTAAGGAAAACAATGATTCAATGAATTGAATACATTGATCTCCCTTCAGTTTATCTAGCCAGTCAACAACATGAATTTAATTAGTAGAGGAACATACCTGATAAGCCTTTACCATCTTTGGACATTGACTTTCCTGGTCTATTTCCACTCTTAGTCCCATTTGAGCAATTTCAGGTGTAATGACAGGCTCTTTCTGCTCAAGTTCAGCTACCTTGTACTGGTTTTCTAGATTTCCTTCCAGCAAGTATCTTATTGATAAACTTCCCCATTGTCTCAAGGATTGATCACAGTCATCAACAACACACTGTTTCAACAGCAAAGGGATCCCATCTTGCTTCCTGATCTCATCTTGAACCTGCTTCCTTCCATGCAAAAAATTGCATAGGACAGAAACTACATCTCTCCGGAACCCTTTGTAAGGGCAAACTTTTGAGTCTGTGGATGTCTGCATTGCATGGTTCTTAACAATATTTGGCGGCTCAAGTTCTCGaagatatcttaaaagaagttGTAGAAGACCTGCAGATAGCAATGAGTCTGCAGGGTCCTCCAACGCTGATGAAGAATGATCCTTCCACGCACATATATCCCTCAAAATGTAGAATGAACACCAAAGAACATTAATTGCAAGATCATCAGTGAGACCAGCAGATATGCTTTGGGAACTAGCATCAACAACTGAGTAAGCTTCTTTTAAGAGTTGCAGAACACCAAGTGCAAAATAGCTGGAAATGGTATCAAGAACATCAGGCCAGGCAATCAGGTGGTAAGAAAGAAGTCTGAGAAGGAACACTTGTTCCTTAGTAAAAAGCTTGTATGTGAAGTTAGCACCAAAGGAATCATCCAAGGTATTCACTGAGCTTAATCTCTGGAACACAAGGTTGAAATAGATGTCCTTGATGCATGCTTTGCCTAAAAGAAAATAGAGGCAAATCTCTTTACGACAACCTGCAAAAAAACAAATCAAATCATGGTGCCAATAATaaatacaaattaagcaactttgTAAATATTTCTCATAATACAGCAAATAAAGATGCAAAGAACATAATTAAAGCTAGTGACAGGAGGTCCATGATTTGAGGAAAATTAACAACAGCGAAAACGACTAGCTCCGGCAACATCAATTTTGAACTTTGTTTTGCATCAACGCGCTATGGTTAAAGGGCACAGGTCTAAGCAATTTCACGGCATCAAACTTTCTAGACCTAATGACACTCAACAAAGATAAAACACAAAAATGCTTCTAATTAAAACTGTGTTGAACTGTGTCCTCATGCAATTCGGAAAGTTACAATTCTTGAAAGACTTGAAATTATGTACAACAAGATAAAAGGTCATGTTATCTTTCACCGATTACTGATAAACAAGAAACAAGATGTGATCAGCAAGACTTGTAACATTTTTAAGAGATGAGATCGAATCGAAAGATTTTAAGTTTTGAGAAAGAAAGGGTAACAACTGACTTGGTGACATGGTGTTGACAATGTCCAAGAGAATCGGTAACCCCCTCCCTTCCTCACAAAGTTCTCCCAATCTCCGGCGCCCTCCCGTGGCGGAACAGCACATATTCAAAACCTTGCAGAGGCTATTGCACACCACAGGGTTGCGCATCGCGGCAATCTCGCGGAACCAGACGGGGAAGAACCGCGCCCAGACGGCGGCCTTGTGCGCCTCTCCGGCCAAGGCGACATTGCCCAGCACCTGAAGCACCGTCTGTAATATCTCAGCCGAAATCTGGTGGCCGCTGAGCAAGACGGAGGCGATCCGATCGAGGCCGCCGGCCTCGAGGAAGGCGTCCTGGTTAGGTCGCTCGCAGCAGAGGTTGACGGTGATGCACaggcgggggaggaggaggagcgcggGGGAGGACGAGAGGCAGCGGAGGACGGCGGGGAGGGCACCTTCAGCGGCCAGGCGGGCGCGGCCGTGTCGGCTCCTCGAAGCGTCCAGGAGGGCTAGCACGACTTCCATACGATCGTCGGCGGCCGGGTTCTCCATGGCGTATCCTCTGCTTCGCTTGCGCTTCCAACTCGTTATGCTATCGTCGCTCAGGTTCGAGTCCAAAGGGCGAGACTTGTCCAGATGGCCACATAATGTCAAGGTTTTATAGTTGATAGGGAAAGAAGTATTTTTGCATCTTCACCCTCGTaggatttattattcttatagattCTCCAATTAATCTTATTCTTTCTCATATTAATTCCTAAATCTTCACCTCAATAGCAATTAAAGTTTCATTAAATATTAATCTGATTTAATAATATTACGTCCtcagaaattatttttttgattaaattttgaGCTCTTTGCATATCAAACCCGAAATGATTTGATCTGATATAGCAAAGGTATTTGAATTTAGATGTATTAACCTTTACTCACCTTGTTATCTTCAAGATCCATTTTGAATTTTGATTTCTTGATTCCTAGTCTTTGCTATTAGCATATAGTCTAGATTagcatattaatttatttttggtttaattaaatatttcatgatcaaaaaataaattttatttgatcatatattaatcaattttatttgtgtgataaataaaatcaaaatagacattttttatatattttaaaatttttattatgctTAAAAAATTCAGGAATAGTTTGACATTATAAGTCTCATTTCTCATCTCCCGCACTTCTTATTAAGATTTAATACccatgaaagaaaaagaaaattatatgattgaaaataaaaaaaattattaacaatggtatgaatatataaaatatggaTGCATTGAACAACAAAAGTATCATTTATTATGTTAAAGATATctttgaaattaaaatattaagtaaaataaataaattcaaaTCAAAAGAACAAATCTATCAAACCGATGACCTCGAGTTTTTCTCGAAGAATTAAAAGTACTATCATTAGATTTTTTAAAGtcttttatattatattaatagGTTCTTACCGGTGGTAAATATTTGTTTTGATCGAACACAAAATATTATATAGTAATGAgataaaatattgataaatattttataattcttGTAGTAAATATCCTAGAAATCCTAATAAGAGGAGTTTTGGAGAAAATCCTAGAAAttaaggtttgattcttttataaatatctcatgtatcttTTAAGTTTTAGCGTAAAAGAATCGATGTAAGGAACACTTTTAGTGTTCTTAGATTTAGAGAGATACTCTCTAGAGTGTTTAGAGAGATGTTCTCTAGAATTTCTAAATTAGGGTGTTTAGAGAGATATTCTCTAGAGTTTTAAAAACAGtgagaaaaaattataaattctttAAAGTTTATGTGAGATTATATGTAATAAAATTTATGCTTGAATGGAGATAACTTAAGATCTTGTAATTGATCTCACATAGTAAAAGATTTAATTTTTCTCTTATGTAGATTAAAGTTCTCGAACAACATTAAATATCATGTCAACCTTTTTAGTATGCTTTTGATTATTGCTCAATTTCTTTGTTGTTATCGATTTTTCTCCTCTCTATCCCTATTTTTTTATGGTACTTTCATTTTATGCTCTTGTATTATACACAAAgctttgactccaagacttcctcCTTTCAAAATAAGGGAAGTTAAGATGGTAACATATGGTGAGTTTTTATAATTgataggcacaaactgaaatgtaattaaggaaaacaaatttatttatatttacatcTTCACCCCTCTGTTGATGTGTTAATTATACCCATGGGCTCTAACGATAAAGGAATAAATGAAGATGGAGGAGGGGATATAAGGTATTTTTTATTACTCAGTTATGGGGTGAAAAAATAGTACAACACTCCCCCTTTGATATCCATATTagcatattaatttatttttagtttaATTATGAGTATTTCATGATCAAAAGAATATATTAAATTTGATCATATACTAACCAATTTATTCTATTTGTGATAAGTGAAAccgaaataaaaatttatatatttaaaatattttatcttcttTACAAAAACATGTTTGAGATACACATTATCATTCCTCATCTCCATCGCCACTTGTTCCTAATCTTCCAAGAAAGAAGATTTAAGACcaataaaatcaaaaaatatatacatgATTGAAAACATGAAAAAAGGGAtatgaatatataatatattgataGATTGGACAacaaaaatatcatttattatgataaaaatatcttttgatattaaaatattgaggaaaataaataaattcataTCAAGTAAAGTGACTCAAAACAAATATACTCTATCCTATAACCTCTGAGTTTGGATTAAATTgacgatgaaaattttaattttttgtatGGATATAGGGGGAGTTATCAAATAATATTAAATCTTACATTgattgtttttatattttttattattattaatctttGGGTGGATTTCCTTTTAACttattttttcttctctctcctcttaatattattatgatattgatctataattttaatttaacatattaaattaaattttacatTTTAACCTTTTCAATATCTTCATCTTTATCTCTCTTGTCCAttgttaaataatttaatataaagttTTCATCTGACTCTTtcgtttatattttttatactatACGTCAGATCTCATTTTTCAGCTTTGTCTCCTTTTTTTTGTTACGCTTTTCTTTTATAGTTCCTCTCTTTTTCTTTAGTCCCCCCCAAAAAAAATCTGATAGAACAttcaaaaattatttattattctttGCATTAGATCGGTCCTATGGTGAATCGGTCATTAATCGATCTATATAGTGAAGcagtctaattataatatttaaaatactataaataacacAGAAACTaaactattattatttttatttctaaaacaATAACAATATATATCTATTTAAAACCCCACTAAGGGTGATAAGTTTATTTTAAATTACTATttctcaattataatatttttttataaatttacacTGTTGTTCTATATGTGTGAGACAAACATTGTgccctatttaaaaatattatatttaataaaaaaaagtcaaaatcaataatttttattttcaaaccAACAAGAATACATACATATTTAACCTTTAATAAATATAGTAAAatcaataattaatatatatgctaatttaaattaattaagactaagttacaatatttttaatgGGGTTACAGTGATTTAAGTTTGATAATAGAAAAATATTGTAAATCTATGCAAACCCACCCGGATTGGTTTCTGGCATAAACTAAAAAAATGAAAGCTATCAgtgtatttttattatttttaaaaagtaaGTAATTTTTCGGTATTTTAAAAACGAgggatattatctttttttagaaaaaaaaaactaaaatttgGGGTGCGTACAAATCACCGCGCGTCGGTTGTTGGCACGTCCAACTTTGATTTTAAACCCTCGATTAAAGAGAATGTACCAACAAAGGCCCGCGGCAACTTCTGAGAGGACCAAAGACTCATCGTACCCATCGGCACACCCACCCGTCCCCCTACCTACTATATGGTCGAGGTATTGGTGGGACCCCAATAACCCCAGCCAGTCACCTCGACGCTGAGAGCGTCCCCCCCAACAGACACTAGCAGCGCTTTGCGTGCACCGAAAACCATGACACGAGGCCTGTCCGAAAGTCACGTGCATctggaaaaaaattaaaataagaaactCTTAGTCACGTGCCACCATCTCCGCTGCAAGCATTCCAAGATATTCTCCCACCTTCCCCCTCGTTTCTCcacgctcctctctctctccctctaccTACCACCGTCCCGTTATCAGCACATGTATCGGGCTACAGCTACCTGAAACCTTACATATCTGATCTCACAGTGTAATGCTGTATGACTAAACAATGAACTATTAGTTATTATACACAACACTCTATTGTAGCTTTCTTCATTTAATTTAACTTTTAGAATTTTCAATTacttttttcattaaaaaaagcttTTAATCTAACAAAAATTGACCAAGGTAGAGTTGAGTTTCATCCAACTTTGACAGTCGTGCAGGCATCTGATTTATACCTTTGTGATCCGTGCTGGTGGATACGGACGACTGGATTTCTATCTCGCTCTACTCTGGTATATGGACGGCTCGATCAATTTTGGACAAAGCTGCCGTATTCACGAGTGACGATATCAACTGCCTTGTAATTGCCACACAAACCCACTGCCCTCACTCTGCCTGCCCTCTCTTCGTTTCATTGTATCCGCAGATCTCGATCTCCTTGGACGGACGGGTGCCGATAGGCTCGATCGATGGGTCTGATGACGGAGAACGGATCCACGGCAGCCGGGCAAGAGGCTTCCAGCCTCAAATTCCTCATCTACGGCCGCACCGGCTGGATCGGCGGCCTGCTGGGCCGCCTCTGCTCCGAGCGCGGCATCCCATTCGCCTATGGCGCTGGCCGCCTCGAGAACCGCGCTCAGCTGGAGGCCGACATCGCCTCGGCTGCCCCCACCCACGTCTTCAACGCTGCCGGCGTCACCGGCCGCCCCAACGTCGACTGGTGCGAGACCCACCGCGTGGAGACCATCCGGGCCAACGTCGTCGGCACCCTCACCCTCGCCGACGTCTGCCGCGAGCGCGGACTCATCCTTGTCAACTATGCCACCGGGTGCATCTTCGAGTACGACGGCGGCCACCCGCTTGGCTCCGGCATAGGGTTCAAGGAGGAGGACACGCCAAACTTCGTCGGGTCCTTCTATTCCAAGACCAAGGCCATGGTACAGTGATGATGCCTTCTTTTTCTTATGCTATATACCACCTTGTCGGCGTTGATTTGGTTGTCTCCATGAGGACGCGTTAGATTTGTGGGAGATTTTGTTGAGCAATTGAATTGAGGCGACGTAAGATCGTACGATGGACATTGTTAGCTTGCAGGTGACTGAAAGGTGCTCTCTAAGGTGCATATTAAGGATGAAAATGACGGTAGATGGTATATGGAAGGCTGGTGCCATTGGAGATTGGATCGGACCATATGGTTATTTGGAATTGCCATGCTTGTGCTACAATTACTGAATGCGTTTTAAGAATTGCTCGGGAGTAATGAGTTGATATGTTTGTGGTGTCGTTGGAGATCTGTTGAAACAATATTATTAGAATTACCATTATTGCACTATAGATTTGGCAGCTCTGAAAATGATTACAAAAATATTGTTTCGGAGTGATGCATTGGCATGCTTGTTTTTGGAGATCTCTCGATAGTCTTAGGCATAACCTAAAGTGTCACAACAGAAGACATTATGCCCATTACATCGATACAAGGAGGACTAAAAATGAACTTTTTGCTATTTTCTCGGATCTAGGGTCGTTGAATACCTCAGATTTGGATCCACTTGTCATTATTTCAGTTGCTTTCAAAATCTTGACAACCAAACTAGGGCTAGTCTGTGTTTGTTCTttctatatatttttcatgatgcttGATGGAGGTGAATTTGGTACATGTCACATTCTTTCATTCAATTATTTCCATAGACACATGATTGCTTATTGTTTCTGTCTTGTCTGTTGTGTAATTTTCCATATCAAGTCAATCTACATCTTCATTAATGGGATTGAATATAGTTTTAATTTTCTTGACTATTTGTAGCCTTAAAAAGTCATTTCTTGTTCATGGTATAAAATACTACTCGAACTGGTGCATATTAACCCATATTTATTGGTTTGCTTGCACCCTAGTGGACCATAAACTTTAATAATGCTTGCTAGGTATGCAGTTCAATTTATTTTTTCATTAGCTTATTTAGTGATACTCAGTAGGTATGCCTTGCGAAATCTTGGTATCATACTAATCCAACAGGTTGTTGAAAATCTGTCTTGGACGGACCAGTAATTAAAACCCAAGTCCAGACAAACCTTTACATGAGATGAAATGCTAATAAATAATACTCTCTACCTTCAGACAGGTTCGTAGGTTTAGTGGATTGAAGATAAATTTCTATGCTTTTTGGGGCATGGGGACTGACATAGAAGTAACATATAATGAAGCACACGTACCATTCTCATAGATCGATACATTTTAATACTTCAAGTGCATTTTAATACTTAATGACGTAGGCTGAGCCCCTCCTGAGATTTCATTCCCATGGTGGTCTTTCCCTGCCTCTCATACCTGTTATCTAATGGTTTCTCATTTTTCTACTTCCAAGACTACTTTTATTGTTATTAGCAGTTACAACTTTGAGTCCTTACTAGTGTTTTATCTTGTTTCATAATTGTATTCTCTAACTTATAACTTTAGATGGTCTCTGGTACATTAGAGACTGATATATTCATTTTCTAAGCACGCGCTTTAGAATGCCATGTTTTTTATACATAAGATGAAAATACAGATTACCTGCATGGGGTGATTCCTATTCCCATTTGCATATATTTCATTTATGCTTGATTGTGACATTAGCACCCCAGTATTACCGTTGGTGATAGGAGTAACAAATTGGAAGGACTTAGATTTGAGATGCACACAGACTGCTTAATGCAGACCTTCAACTCTATCCTACCTTAGATGAAGATGGTTCATTTGAAGCTGCTTGGAGGATAGAGCGACATCTTCCATAACAAGGCTGACCATTGTGGTACAAGTTTAGTTCCTCCATCTATATTTTAAACAGGGTGATGCATTTACCTTCGTGTTCTATATTTATTGCAATGTCTGTTTTACTCTGTTTTCTAATACCACCATGTAAACCGTGTTTATAGTTAATCCTATTGCTTTCTTATGGTGAGTTATGCATCCTTGATAGGTTGAAGAGCTGCTGACGAACTATGAGAATGTTTGCACCCTCCGTGTTAGGATGCCCATCTCATCAGATCTAACGAACCCTCGCAACTTCATCACTAAGATCACCCGCTATGAGAAGGTCGTTAACATACCCAACTCCATGACCATCTTGGATGAACTTTTGCCTATATCAATTGAAATGGCAAAGAGGAACCTCACTGGAATATGGAACTTCACCAATCCTGGCGCCGttagccataatgagatcttggaGATGTATCGAGACTACATTGATCCAAATTTTACATGGAAGAATTTCACACTCGAGGAGCAAGCACAGGTGATAGTTGCCCCTAGGAGCAACAATGAACTGGATACCGCCAAGTTGAAGAAGGAATTTCCAGAGCTTCTGCCGATCAAGGAGTCGCTGATCAAGCATGTCTTCGAGCCAAATCAGAAGACATCCACGACCTAACAAGTTGGCCTCTGggttttctttcttcttgcttCAATAAGGTAGTTTTCTTCGAATTGTTCAGTCATGTATTCATCGATGATAAGTGTGCAACTGATATCTAATTATGGTTCTGGTAGCCCTTGTTATGATCAGACTGGGAATGACGAAGAAAAGTGTAGTGGAGAACTGTCCTGTTGCTGTTTATGCATCAAAGAAACCGGCAGGGGCTTTGAAAGCTATGGGCTTGTTGATGATGGAAACTGACTCAGAAATAAATAGGGTTTCAGAGATTCATGAGTTACGATTCATCGTTTTTGTTACCAAAAATAGGAACTATCCGTCCCAAGAAATTCTggaattttctttaaaattttaaaattctaaatAACAGGATTCCATTTTAGACCTTCATACTGCAGTAAGTTTGTTCTAAAAGTCATGACTACCAGTGGAGAAGATTGTGACCCAAAAATTCTTCATCATGAACAGATGAATACAAGTTATTTAGATTGGAAAATACAACCAAGAATTAATGTTCTTCCTTTACGCAGAGATGCAAAAAGGACTGAAAAATAGGTCTCTTTTTGGAAACtattctaaaaaatataaaaataataaaaataaaaatcatcacTCCACGGATCCAAAAAATACTCTCTAAGATTTTTAGACTTGTCTATAAAACATATCGAGATAGCGATATAAGAAATATTCACCTCCAATCAAAACTCGACATATGTCtttaaaaaaaaggataaaagttAAATCATCatatgttaataaaaaatatattctctgATTACTTTCTAATTGTGAGGATTGCTTCCCCGCCCGTAAGCAATTAGTGAGGACTTGCTTTAAAAGGTTATCACGGGCATGATAATCGAGTTCCGACCCTCTCTTCCCTTAGTCATCTAACTCATCTTGGGAGTATAGCCAGCTTACCGTCCCATAAtttaaatagaaatggaattactGCAGTCCAAGCTTCGATAGTAGAAATAGCTTTTCTTCTTTTAGACATCATATCCAAATCCCTCTCTTATCTATTTATATCCTCTGCTTGCAAATAAATCCCCTTTCAGTCCCACTCTTCCTAATGCCAACCATTTCATCACCTGACAAGTAAGATGGTCCAGTCTGTAGTTGGAGGTAGATGTCAATCAGTTCTTGTTCTCATCTCGTTACTCCTTTCCAAATTTTGTTGCGTGAGCTGGGAGTCGTGGAAGTATACCTTTGCAGGCGAGTGGGCCTTTCCATGGCTGGGTTTTTCGGCTTCCCACGCTAAGGAGAGCATAAACCAGCTCTTCTCCTTATTCTGTGGCTTGTTAAAGGTGGCAAGGAACTTGCTTCTTCCGCATGCAGGTCCGGATGGACTTTCAATTCCAACCACTGCAGCAGAGCTGAGTGATAGCAGAAAGATGAACTGCCAACCAGTAGTGCAGCAGATCTGAGTTAAATAGAGGAAGAGAAAGCAGCAAATCATACATATTTGTTTATTGAGGATTCCCTGTTGATTAAAGAAGAAAAACCTACTAGTGTAGTTCGTATCTCTACTTATTCTTCTCTGCGTTATCAAGTCAAGCTAAGGCACGGCACGCCACGCCTCCTACCAAAAGCAAGCTATTTATAAGATTCTATTGTGATCGCGAAGCTGATGAATCATGAATGACAACACCACCTATTAAATCGACTTCTTTTCCCGTTCGTGATCATCCCTTGGTATTAGGATTCCCATGTAGATCAATCAGCTTAGGTGGCTGTCCCTGTATCATTATTTTTCTTGTGGTGTTTGTCATACAAATGAATCGCTCTATGATAAGGCAGCCGGTCACTTCATCCAACCCGTGACGACCATATCCTGTGAGATTGCTCACGCTTCCCCTCCCATGCCGTCCTTGAAGACTGTGGGTTGATTAAGAAAGCCTGTGATCGAAGGCAATCTCTCCAACCAAACTTGTATGGCGAAGTGACAAAGCGCTGTCCCTACGCCATTCAATTAGCAACCAGTTTGCTTTACTCGGTCACGAGACATTAATAGAAGGAAGCCCAGTTTGCATCGAGAAAGAGATACTGAACTAAATAGTTTATGTGTACGTAGacgtgtatatttatatgtacgtGAGACGATCACGGTGCTCTCATGACAGATAGACATGGGAATCGTGCATCTACATAGGGTTGGAGGGGGTGATCTTGATGACGAGGCCGGGGAAGACGTCGTCGGGGTCGTGGATGTGCGGGTTGCGCTCGACGATGAACGGGTCGCGGCACTTGTCGCTGATGGTGTGCAGCGTCTCCCCCTCGCCCACCACGTAGATCTCGTCGCACGGGCGGGCGACGAGCCGCCCGCCGCTGGCCGGCTCGTCC
Coding sequences within:
- the LOC135672539 gene encoding uncharacterized protein LOC135672539, producing MENPAADDRMEVVLALLDASRSRHGRARLAAEGALPAVLRCLSSSPALLLLPRLCITVNLCCERPNQDAFLEAGGLDRIASVLLSGHQISAEILQTVLQVLGNVALAGEAHKAAVWARFFPVWFREIAAMRNPVVCNSLCKVLNMCCSATGGRRRLGELCEEGRGLPILLDIVNTMSPSCRKEICLYFLLGKACIKDIYFNLVFQRLSSVNTLDDSFGANFTYKLFTKEQVFLLRLLSYHLIAWPDVLDTISSYFALGVLQLLKEAYSVVDASSQSISAGLTDDLAINVLWCSFYILRDICAWKDHSSSALEDPADSLLSAGLLQLLLRYLRELEPPNIVKNHAMQTSTDSKVCPYKGFRRDVVSVLCNFLHGRKQVQDEIRKQDGIPLLLKQCVVDDCDQSLRQWGSLSIRYLLEGNLENQYKVAELEQKEPVITPEIAQMGLRVEIDQESQCPKMVKAYQEQEDDPCQYYANGQLT
- the LOC135655798 gene encoding bifunctional dTDP-4-dehydrorhamnose 3,5-epimerase/dTDP-4-dehydrorhamnose reductase-like, producing the protein MGLMTENGSTAAGQEASSLKFLIYGRTGWIGGLLGRLCSERGIPFAYGAGRLENRAQLEADIASAAPTHVFNAAGVTGRPNVDWCETHRVETIRANVVGTLTLADVCRERGLILVNYATGCIFEYDGGHPLGSGIGFKEEDTPNFVGSFYSKTKAMVEELLTNYENVCTLRVRMPISSDLTNPRNFITKITRYEKVVNIPNSMTILDELLPISIEMAKRNLTGIWNFTNPGAVSHNEILEMYRDYIDPNFTWKNFTLEEQAQVIVAPRSNNELDTAKLKKEFPELLPIKESLIKHVFEPNQKTSTT
- the LOC103976101 gene encoding uncharacterized protein LOC103976101, which translates into the protein MASPARRPLAAVVSVLDAASWYVALALVAVVLLSSLREGPATAELDEPASGGRLVARPCDEIYVVGEGETLHTISDKCRDPFIVERNPHIHDPDDVFPGLVIKITPSNPM